The nucleotide sequence TAAGTTATTTCTAGGAGGATGGACAGACTGGATCTGGCGTAGGTGGCTGGGATGCTCCCTCTGCTACTAGCCAAACTTGCCCCGTTTCATCCCGATGCCATCCTTGAAACTCCCTAGGCATCGCTGGGGATTGCTCATATAGTGCTGAGGAGCGATCGCTCTGGGCTGGATCGTCAACGTTGGGGGAGCGATCGTCCTCCGCCCAATCGACGATCACCGCTGCATTCCCTCGATAGGTATCCGGTGTGGTAGGAACGCCGCCCCGCCCGGTGACGTAGAATGCCCCGACCTGCCCCGACCCTAACCCGGGACATTCTTGGGTGACTAAATCCTCCGCATTCACCAACGCAGTCGGCAATTCATTTAAGCCGCGAATTGGATCCACATTGAGTTCATTGATAGTCACAATGCCATTCACGCCAAACTCTGAGCTAGCCGTGATGTCATTGGTTTCCGGAACATCCGGTCGTTCGGCAATATCTTGGAGATTAATAGGCCGCACGATGCGGATATTGCCACCATCTCCATCAAAGGCCTGGGCACGGATGTTGTTGTCATTAAAAGGAATGGCAAAGATCGCCCGTTGAATATCAAACTCAATATTGCCGCCGTCTCCGCCACCTAGAATCCTCCCAGCACTGGTGGAGATATCACTGGCATTGGCCAAAATTAGAAAGTCTGTTCCTGTCAAGAACAAATTGCCGCCATCTCCGGAGCCGGTTTCTGCATTAATAAAGGAGCGATCGGTGACGATAAACAAATCATTGACAACCAAAAACAGGTCGCCGGCTACCGCATCCGGTTCCACCGCCAAGGTGGTGATGCCCGACCCATTGCTGGCTATAAAAGAACCCCCTGCCCCAATGCCAATCTCGCCGCCATCTCCCTGGGCTCCTTCGTTCGCCAAACTGAGAATAAAGCTACCATTTTGCAGAAGCAAATCACTGGCCGTCGCGACAACAATATCGCCAGCCTGACCGACCCCATTGGTACTAGTGTTAATCACAGCACCGTTCGCAAGAATCAGCGTATCTTGACCCAGGATACGAATCTGGCCGCCTTGACCCACGGCATCTTCTCCAACAGCGCTGTCAATGCGAGAGTTATCGATGACGATCGCACCATTGGAGAGCACCACGATCGCCCCTGCTGGCCCTCGGGAGAAAGTGCTGCTGTTCAATGATCCACCATTGGTCATTACTAAACCATTGGTTTCAACCGCAATACCGCCAGCCCGCCCCACGCCATTTTGGAAGACCGCGCTAGAGAGGCGCGCCCCATCACTCACCTCAACCGTCCCCGATTGAATCAGCACCCGACCCGCTGCTCCCCGTCCATCCGTGCCGCTTTCCACCGATGACCCCCCAGTGACCCGCAGGGCCGAGCTACCAATCAATACCCCGCCGGCTTGGCCTCTGCCATTGGTCAACACATTACTATCCAAGACGCTGCCGCTCTCCACCGTCACATTGGGCGATAGCACATACAGCAAACCGCCATTACCTTGACCATTGGTGCTGGTGCTGACTTGGGCACCCTCGGAAACCGTGACGGCATCCCCAGAAATCAGCAAAACTGAGCCGAAAAGAATATCAATCGGGTCGTCGGCATTGGTGTCGTCCAGACGAGCGATCGCCTCAAAAATGTCTTCCGTATTGCCGGTTGCTCCAGGGTTCAGCCGATTACGCACCCCTGTACCGGTTCCGCTAATCGTCATCCTGTCTGTGCTCACGAGCACCACATTTCCTGCAAGGCTGCGGGACGTCCCCACAGCTTGTTGTCCTTCGTCTCGGCCGCAAAAGGACGATGCTCCCAAACCACCACAAATATTACTGCCGCTCAAGATGCTCAGATTAGCAGCAGTAATAGATAGATCACCCCGCCCTGCTCCGGTCACG is from Candidatus Obscuribacterales bacterium and encodes:
- a CDS encoding S-layer family protein, with amino-acid sequence VTGAGRGDLSITAANLSILSGSNICGGLGASSFCGRDEGQQAVGTSRSLAGNVVLVSTDRMTISGTGTGVRNRLNPGATGNTEDIFEAIARLDDTNADDPIDILFGSVLLISGDAVTVSEGAQVSTSTNGQGNGGLLYVLSPNVTVESGSVLDSNVLTNGRGQAGGVLIGSSALRVTGGSSVESGTDGRGAAGRVLIQSGTVEVSDGARLSSAVFQNGVGRAGGIAVETNGLVMTNGGSLNSSTFSRGPAGAIVVLSNGAIVIDNSRIDSAVGEDAVGQGGQIRILGQDTLILANGAVINTSTNGVGQAGDIVVATASDLLLQNGSFILSLANEGAQGDGGEIGIGAGGSFIASNGSGITTLAVEPDAVAGDLFLVVNDLFIVTDRSFINAETGSGDGGNLFLTGTDFLILANASDISTSAGRILGGGDGGNIEFDIQRAIFAIPFNDNNIRAQAFDGDGGNIRIVRPINLQDIAERPDVPETNDITASSEFGVNGIVTINELNVDPIRGLNELPTALVNAEDLVTQECPGLGSGQVGAFYVTGRGGVPTTPDTYRGNAAVIVDWAEDDRSPNVDDPAQSDRSSALYEQSPAMPREFQGWHRDETGQVWLVAEGASQPPTPDPVCPSS